A stretch of the Cellulomonas sp. WB94 genome encodes the following:
- a CDS encoding dihydrolipoamide acetyltransferase family protein, whose amino-acid sequence MPTFESFRLPDAGEGLTEAEIVEWHVAVGDTVAVNQAIVDIETAKSLVELPSPYAGVVTQILVEVGTTVDVGVPIIIIDTDPGGAAAPAPDAGQASAPVADDAGAVDGPAAGAAPAKEAVLVGYGVGEQASARRARAPQPSGAVTSGVSAATPSAAAPAPAPTPTPAPAATARAATPAAATAEPHHAHALAKPPVRKLARDLGVDLDSVNPTGPGGIVTREDLLAHSNNAQVRALATYPDDAGWLSQGVVSPDGRQTRVPVKSVRKRTAEAMVTSAFSAPHVTVFHTVDVTKTMKLVARLREDREFADVRVTPLLIALKALLLAVDRHPEINASWDDAAQEIVYKHYVNLGIAAATPRGLVVPNIKDAHRLGLKELAVELAALTATARSGRVSPKDMSDGTITVTNVGVFGIDTGTPILNPGEAAILAFGAIREQPWVHKGKIRIRNVTQLALSVDHRLVDGELGARVLADIAKVLMEPAHGLVWG is encoded by the coding sequence GTGCCTACGTTTGAGTCGTTCCGGCTTCCCGACGCCGGCGAGGGACTGACCGAGGCGGAGATCGTCGAGTGGCACGTCGCCGTCGGCGACACCGTCGCGGTCAACCAGGCGATCGTCGACATCGAGACCGCGAAGTCGCTCGTCGAGCTCCCGAGCCCGTATGCGGGCGTCGTGACGCAGATCCTCGTCGAGGTCGGCACGACGGTCGACGTCGGGGTACCCATCATCATCATCGACACCGATCCGGGCGGGGCGGCAGCGCCCGCGCCCGACGCCGGGCAGGCGAGCGCGCCTGTGGCGGACGACGCGGGCGCCGTCGACGGTCCGGCTGCCGGTGCGGCTCCGGCCAAGGAGGCCGTGCTCGTCGGGTACGGGGTCGGCGAGCAGGCGTCCGCACGTCGCGCCCGTGCGCCGCAGCCGAGCGGTGCGGTGACGTCCGGAGTGAGCGCAGCGACCCCGTCGGCCGCTGCGCCCGCACCCGCACCCACCCCGACGCCGGCTCCGGCGGCTACCGCGCGAGCCGCCACCCCGGCCGCCGCCACTGCCGAGCCGCACCATGCGCACGCCCTCGCCAAGCCGCCCGTCCGCAAGCTCGCGCGGGACCTCGGCGTCGACCTCGACTCGGTGAACCCGACGGGTCCGGGCGGGATCGTCACGCGCGAGGACCTGCTGGCGCACTCGAACAACGCCCAGGTGCGTGCGCTCGCGACCTACCCGGACGACGCGGGCTGGCTCTCGCAGGGCGTCGTGTCCCCGGACGGTCGCCAGACGCGCGTCCCGGTCAAGTCGGTCCGCAAGCGCACGGCCGAGGCGATGGTGACGAGCGCGTTCAGTGCCCCGCACGTCACGGTGTTCCACACGGTCGACGTCACGAAGACGATGAAGCTCGTCGCCCGGCTGCGAGAGGACCGCGAGTTCGCCGACGTGCGCGTGACGCCGCTGCTCATCGCCCTCAAGGCGCTCCTGCTCGCCGTCGACCGGCACCCTGAGATCAACGCGAGCTGGGACGACGCGGCCCAGGAGATCGTCTACAAGCACTACGTCAACCTCGGCATCGCGGCCGCGACCCCCCGTGGGCTCGTCGTGCCGAACATCAAGGACGCGCACCGGCTCGGTCTCAAGGAGCTCGCGGTCGAGCTGGCGGCGCTCACGGCGACGGCGCGCTCTGGACGGGTCAGCCCGAAGGACATGTCCGACGGGACGATCACGGTCACGAACGTGGGCGTCTTCGGCATCGACACCGGCACGCCGATCCTCAACCCGGGCGAGGCGGCGATCCTCGCGTTCGGGGCGATCCGCGAGCAGCCGTGGGTGCACAAGGGCAAGATCCGGATCCGCAATGTGACCCAGCTCGCGCTGTCCGTCGACCACCGGCTCGTGGACGGCGAGCTCGGGGCCCGCGTCCTGGCCGACATCGCCAAGGTGCTGATGGAGCCGGCGCACGGACTCGTCTGGGGCTGA